A single Prevotella sp. E15-22 DNA region contains:
- a CDS encoding dihydroorotate dehydrogenase electron transfer subunit, which produces MKKHILDLTVRSVERVHERYVLIKLTQSAALPPMNPGQFVEVRVDGSSSTFLRRPISIHFVDYQNNELWLLVACVGDGTRRMAELQAGDTLNCVLPLGNGFSLPATAPAVGKSWQKVLLTGGGVGVAPLLYLGKVLKDQGVEPTFLLGARSAKDLLMLSEFQKYGRVLVTTEDGTMGEKGFVTNHSVLQQETFDMIQVCGPTPMMKAVARYAHEKHICCEVSLENLMACGLGACLCCVEKVKADADASVATNVCVCKEGPVFNINRLLWQN; this is translated from the coding sequence ATGAAAAAACATATCCTAGACTTGACTGTGAGGTCTGTGGAGCGAGTACACGAGCGTTACGTACTGATCAAGTTGACTCAGTCGGCTGCGCTGCCCCCCATGAACCCTGGTCAGTTTGTAGAGGTGCGTGTTGATGGCTCTTCATCAACCTTCCTGCGCCGCCCCATTTCCATTCATTTCGTAGATTACCAGAACAACGAGCTGTGGCTGCTTGTGGCCTGCGTGGGCGATGGTACGCGTCGCATGGCCGAGCTTCAGGCTGGCGATACGCTGAACTGCGTGCTGCCCCTGGGCAATGGCTTTTCGCTGCCTGCTACTGCCCCTGCCGTTGGCAAGTCATGGCAAAAGGTTTTGCTCACTGGCGGAGGCGTTGGCGTGGCCCCATTGCTCTATCTGGGCAAGGTACTCAAGGACCAGGGCGTCGAGCCTACGTTCCTCCTGGGCGCCCGTTCTGCCAAGGATCTGCTGATGCTTAGCGAGTTCCAGAAATACGGTCGTGTGCTGGTCACCACTGAAGACGGTACCATGGGCGAGAAAGGCTTCGTCACCAATCACAGCGTGCTTCAGCAAGAGACGTTCGACATGATCCAGGTGTGTGGTCCCACGCCTATGATGAAGGCTGTGGCGCGCTATGCCCACGAGAAGCACATTTGCTGCGAGGTGTCGCTCGAAAATCTGATGGCCTGTGGCCTGGGCGCCTGTCTCTGCTGCGTTGAGAAGGTGAAGGCCGATGCAGACGCCTCTGTGGCAACGAATGTGTGTGTATGCAAGGAAGGACCCGTATTTAATATCAATCGATTGTTATGGCAAAATTAG
- a CDS encoding helix-turn-helix domain-containing protein gives MKDRIRQIMEAQHMTQQVFATYIGTTPATLSGIFNDRTRPTINIIENIKKKFPDISLEWLMFGIGDMFQSSSTPQKDASDEDNNGLFTPQSVEESTLDFDMPSSPTPQNPLFKSQNVHSAPSYNNSVRNTRPEIVREEVRIVDKPARRVTEIRVYYDDQTWESFVPAKK, from the coding sequence ATGAAGGACAGAATCAGACAGATTATGGAGGCGCAACACATGACCCAACAAGTGTTCGCAACTTACATTGGTACGACACCAGCCACCCTTAGTGGCATCTTTAACGATCGCACTCGCCCCACCATTAACATCATAGAAAACATCAAAAAGAAATTCCCTGACATTAGCCTCGAATGGTTGATGTTTGGCATAGGTGATATGTTCCAGTCATCCTCTACCCCCCAGAAGGATGCCTCTGATGAGGATAATAATGGCCTTTTCACCCCTCAATCGGTAGAAGAATCGACCCTCGATTTTGACATGCCTTCGTCTCCTACCCCTCAAAATCCTCTTTTTAAGTCGCAAAATGTGCATTCAGCACCCTCTTACAATAATAGTGTAAGAAATACACGACCCGAAATTGTTCGAGAAGAGGTAAGAATAGTTGACAAACCTGCCCGTCGCGTCACTGAAATTCGTGTGTATTATGACGATCAGACCTGGGAGAGCTTTGTGCCAGCAAAGAAATAG
- the holA gene encoding DNA polymerase III subunit delta, with protein MAETKNVTYSSIMKELQSGQYRPVYYLMGDESYYIDKICDYIAEHALQPEERDFNQTIFFGSDVTASQVADAARRYPMMAERQVVIVKEAQNLKNTDALEKYMKQPLPSTVLVICHKNGKIDGRKRDYVKAVQQAGILFESQKLRERDLPVFIENYAKQKDASIDPKSTQLIADAIGADLSRLTSELDKVLISLPENNKRITPQVVEDQIGVSKDFNGFELRDAIVNRNVFKANQIINYFDKNPKAGSLYSFLPMLFNYFQNLLIAWYSPNRGSQEAVADWLELRSPWAAKDYMTGMRNFSAMKSMQIISKLREIDAKSKGLDNPNTPPEELMKELIFYILH; from the coding sequence ATGGCAGAAACCAAAAATGTGACTTATAGCTCCATTATGAAGGAGTTGCAGAGCGGTCAGTATCGCCCTGTGTATTATCTGATGGGCGACGAGTCGTACTATATCGATAAGATTTGCGATTATATTGCTGAGCATGCACTACAGCCTGAGGAGCGCGACTTCAATCAAACAATCTTCTTTGGAAGTGACGTAACTGCTTCGCAAGTGGCCGATGCTGCCCGTCGCTATCCCATGATGGCCGAAAGGCAGGTGGTGATCGTGAAAGAGGCGCAGAATTTGAAGAATACAGATGCGCTGGAGAAGTATATGAAACAGCCGCTGCCAAGCACTGTGCTCGTGATTTGCCACAAAAACGGTAAGATTGACGGGCGTAAACGCGACTATGTGAAGGCTGTTCAGCAAGCTGGCATCCTGTTTGAGAGTCAGAAATTGCGCGAGCGCGACCTGCCTGTTTTCATTGAGAATTATGCTAAGCAGAAGGACGCATCCATTGATCCAAAATCCACGCAACTCATTGCCGATGCCATTGGCGCAGATCTGAGTCGACTGACAAGCGAACTCGATAAGGTGCTCATCAGTCTGCCGGAAAACAACAAACGCATCACACCCCAGGTGGTGGAAGACCAAATAGGGGTGAGCAAGGATTTTAATGGTTTTGAGCTTCGCGATGCCATCGTCAACAGAAATGTGTTCAAAGCAAACCAGATAATCAACTATTTTGACAAGAATCCAAAGGCTGGTAGTCTCTACTCATTTCTCCCAATGCTCTTTAATTACTTCCAGAATTTATTAATTGCCTGGTATTCTCCCAATAGAGGCAGTCAGGAGGCTGTTGCTGACTGGTTAGAATTGCGATCTCCATGGGCAGCGAAGGACTACATGACTGGCATGAGAAATTTCTCTGCGATGAAATCGATGCAGATAATTTCCAAACTACGCGAAATTGATGCCAAAAGTAAGGGTTTGGATAACCCAAATACCCCTCCAGAAGAGCTCATGAAGGAACTTATATTTTACATATTGCACTAA
- a CDS encoding type I restriction enzyme HsdR N-terminal domain-containing protein translates to MKIFDFLRCKYVALTPEEWVRQHFVHFLAEHKGYPKGLLANEVELRVGEKKLRCDTILYNNALQPQMIIEYKAPQVEITQQVFNQITVYNHLLHVDYLVISNGLQHYCCKMDYEQQSYTFLQDIPDYNAL, encoded by the coding sequence ATGAAGATTTTCGATTTCCTGCGATGTAAATACGTGGCACTGACGCCAGAGGAATGGGTACGCCAGCACTTCGTACATTTCCTTGCAGAGCACAAGGGCTATCCCAAGGGACTACTGGCCAACGAGGTGGAATTGCGCGTAGGCGAGAAGAAATTGCGCTGCGACACCATATTATATAATAATGCCTTGCAGCCACAGATGATTATTGAATACAAGGCGCCACAGGTTGAGATCACCCAGCAGGTGTTCAATCAGATAACGGTGTATAACCACCTGCTGCACGTGGATTATCTGGTGATCTCGAATGGCCTTCAGCATTACTGCTGCAAAATGGACTATGAGCAGCAATCCTACACGTTTCTGCAGGATATTCCTGATTACAACGCCCTATAA